The following nucleotide sequence is from Calonectris borealis chromosome 5, bCalBor7.hap1.2, whole genome shotgun sequence.
GATAAAATAGTTTATCCCAGCTGTGAATATAACTTTGCTTGTCAGACCATGGCTTTTTGTGCAGAAGTTTGTAAATTGCAGTCCTAAACTTAGGgatgagaaaataaatgtgtatgtATGAATGGTAGAGACAGATACTTCACAATGAAGAATTTTTAACTGGGATAATATTCATGTAGGCTTAGAGATTCTAACATAAAAATgcatgctttgcttttaaatgttgaggggaaagaaagaaaccatttcAAGTCTAAACAGTTCGTAAATTTCAGCAAGTCtaatatttagaatttttttttttaacttaaggaGAGACTTGAGAAGGAACTGACAAGTGCACAACATAAAAATGAGAGTATTCTTTCTGCGTGTACTGAGGATCAGAATTCAGAATTAAGTCAGTTAAGACAagatttggaaaggaaagaacGTGAATTAAATGAAAGTATTGCTGAAAGAGAAACATTAatagcagagttggaagaactaGACAAGCAGAATCAAGAAGCTACTCAGGTAATAAATATTGCAACTAATTATTGAACTGCTAAAACGTttagatttgtgtgtgtgtgtttatctgGGTAGCAGGGAAATACAAGTTATCCTCTGAGGCTTAAGAAGAATATTGGGACCAGTGTTTCTCCATATCTACTGTCTCAATGCAAAATTCTGAAGTGCAAGAAACCCACTTGTTATGGACAAAGAAATAATATGACATGTCAGCTATCTATAAGGGATGTTACTTTCCAAAGTCCAGTTAAATACTAGTTGATTTTTCCTTGCAAGACTTTTGACGGTTTTTATCCTGCTAATATTTTGACCTGTGTCTTACGACAGTATGCATAacatgaatgatttttttaaacttttttccttttcctttcattatttttaattatgttgaaTAATTAAGTTACTTTATTACAAGTTTATTACACGTTTTTCATGATACAAGCATTTGTGGATAAAAAAAGGTCACCGATTATATGTAATCAAAATGGAATGATACCTTTTTGTCACTGTTCTGATATATTTGACCTGTAAACATGTAGTTGCAAgccatgtgttttgttttcaatattgGTTTACTTTATGGAATTGAACATTTAAAGTGTTTTCCTATGAAATGAATCCCAGgaagtgtgtttaaaaataagctCAAACAAGAAATTGAAAATAGAATATACAGATATGCATTCACTtctgtaatttattattttaaatttagtgCCTCCCTGTTTTTATGTAATGGGTGTTTGTTGCACACCCATTCCAACTGCCCGGACAAATCCTGACAGTTCTTTTTCTTAGGTagttctctttttgttccttgattTAGGTAGTTAGGATTCTTTTGGGGGAGGTGGTGTTCTTGTTTTTAGTGAAATGTAATCTATCCTTATTTgatatttggttttaattaatttagCATTGACTAGTTGATACTACTTGCCAATTTACGTTGGcaactagaaaacatttttgttccctctcaatttttttttaattgttcagaggataaaaattaatgaaatgcagAGTTTGGCTGGGTTTCCTCTCCTAATGAATTCTTGTTTGTGTTCATTTCAGCATATGATTACACTGAAAGAACAGCTGTCAAAACAACACACAGAAACTGATAGTATCATCAAACAGCTGAAATTTGACAtagattttgaaagaaagaaagtatCAGAGTTAGAAATTGAGAAGGTGGAAACTATTAAGGAGTTAGATAGTCAGAGAGAAAAACTAAGCCAATGTTCATATGCACTTAATGATTTACATATAAGTAAGCAGCAGCTTCAAGATAATATTAAAGATCTTCGGGAACAATTAAGGAAAGCCCAAGACTGTAATTTGCATAGTAAAAAAGAGATCGGACAATTGCAGCAGAGactaaaagaaagagaggaggaactTTCTGTATCCTTGAGCAAGTTAACAGAAAAAAGTAATCAGGAATCTAACTACACTTGTCAAGATCTGattctgaaagaaagagaagtagAAATTGCAAAACTACAGAAtgacatttcagaaaataaacagctaATTGAAGACTCGGAGAAATCTCTGTCTGATctcagaacagaaaatggaaagctgaTAGCAGCCATTGAAGAACTAAAACAGGAGTTAAGTGATGccatttctgagaaaaataaagtttacTTGGAAAAAGACACTGTTGTGGAggctttgaaaatggaaaaaagacagTTAGAGAGCGAATTAAACCAGGCAGAAAAGAGACTTTTGGAACAAGCACATAAGTATAAGCAAACTATTGAGGAATTATCAAATGCACGTAGTATGGATACCACTGCATTGCAGCTTGAACACGAGCGCCTAGTTAAACTCAATCACGAGAAAGACTTTAAGATTGCTGAACTTAAAAGGAGCATTGAGCAGATGGAAATTGACcatcaagaaacaaaagagatgTTGACTACTAGCTTAGAAGGACAAAAGCAGTTGACGGAactcataaaagaaaaagagatatttattgaaaaatctaaaaatcaaGCTTTACAGGTGAAGCAGGAACTTGAGGAATATATGAAAGTTTCAAAAAAGCAGGATGTCTTAAAACAGAACTTGGAGGAAAAAGACAGAAGTCTTGCAGtcatgaaggaagaaaataatcatttgaaagaagaaattgaacGCCTTAAGGATCAACAAAGTAGATCTGTGCCTGTGGTTGAGCCTAAAACTCTAGATATTATTATTGAACTTGAAAGTGAGGTAGCGCAGTTAAAAGTGATAAAGAATAATCttgaagaagaaatagaagtTCACAAAAAAACAATAGAAGATCAGAATCAAACAACAGTGCAACTTCAGCAGTCTTTGCAggagcaaagaaaggaaatagatgAGTCTAAATTTCAATGTGAGCAAATGAATGTCACACATGAAAGACTTTCTTTagagaaagatgaggaaattaaaaatttgcagaaaacaaTTGAACAAATTAAAACTCAGTTGCACAAAGAGAGACAGATTATTCAGACTGATTCTTCTGATCTTTTTCAGGAAACCAAAGTTCAGACTCTTaatggagaaaatggaaatgaaaaacatgACTTATCTAAAGCTGAAATTGAAAGACTGGTAAAAGGTATCAAAGAAAGGGAGATGGAGATTAAGCTTCTAAATGAAAAGAATGTTTCTCTAAGTCAGCAAATTGATCAGTTATCTAAGGATGAAGTTGGCAAACTTACTCAGATCATTCAAGAGAAAGATTTAGAAATACAAGCTCTCAACGCTAGAGTTTCCTCAGCTTCCTATAGGCAGGATGTTCTTTGTCTTCAACAGCAGCTGCAAGCTTATGTTTTGGAAAGAGAGCAGATACTAGCAGTTCTAAgtgaaaagacaagagaaaacagTCAGTTAAAAACAGAGTATCGTAATATCATGGATATGGTCGCTGCTAAAGAAGCAGCTTTGGCAAGGTTGCAAGAGGAGAATCAGAAGTTATCTAATAGATCTGAAAACAGCAGTCAAGACATGTCTAGAGAAACTATTCAGAATTTATCCCGTATCATTCGAGAAAAAGATATTGAAATAGATGCTCTAAGTCAAAAATGCCAAACCTTATTGACTGTCTTGCAGACATCTGGTACGGGTACTGATAACGGGTCAGGAGGTGTTAACAGTAACCAGTTTGAGGAACTTCTACAAGAACGTGATAAACTAAAACAGCAAGTAAAGAAGATGGAAGAGTGGAAGCAACAAGTAATAACCACGGTTCAGAACATGCAGCATGAGTCAGCTCACCTCCAAGAAGAGTTACACAAGCTTCAAGCACAAATTTCAGTTGAAAGTGATAGTAATTCAAAGTTGCTGTTAGATTATAATGGCTTGATTCAGAGTTATGAACAGaatgagaaaaagctgaaaagttttAGTCAGGAATTAGCACAAGTTCAACACAGCATAGGACAGCTTCATAACACTAAGGATCTTCTCCTGAGTAAACTTGATTTGGTAACGCCATCTGTGGCAACGACTTCCACCATTTCACAGCTTCCAGGCATTCAATACAGTGCTCCTGAAGTACTCAGTGATGAGTCTAAGCTCCTTCAAAAGGAGttggaacaactgaaaaaaaagttgcaagaaAAAGATTCAACTATTAGGACTCTTCAGGAAAACAATCAACGATTATCTGATTCTGTGGCTACAGCATCAGAGATTGAAAGAAAGAGTCAAGAAGGGACTGAGTCAGAGATGAGGCAGATCAAAGAAAAACACGATGTCTTACAGAAATCACTTAGGGAAAAAGACATATTAATTAAATCTAAAAGTGATCAGTTACTTTCTGTGAGTGAAAATCTTagtaacaaagaaaatgaaaatgagcttTTGAAGCAAGCTGTGACTaatcttaaagaaagaaatttaattttagaaatggATATTcgaaaactgaaagaagaaaatgaaaaaatagttgCAAGgtgtagggaaaaagaaacagaattccGAGCACTTCAGGAGACTAATATGCAATTTTCAATGATGCTGAAAGAGAAAGAGTTTGAGTCTCACTCAATGAAGGAAAAAGCTCTTGCTTTTGAGAAgctgttgaaagaaaaagaacaggttTGTGCATTCATATTTACGAATATCTTTTTAAATTAGTCACATGTTAATGCATTTTTATGTACACGTAGCCATCAAGTGTTTGCCTGAAATCCGTTTGTGATTCCTTACTGCAATACACTACAACAAAAATCCTCCCCCTGCAAAGTTAAGAAATTAAAAGTCAGCAGGTGAGTGGTTTACAATGTTATCTGTTAATTGTGGAGCCATaaactacatttttcatttatttggaaACTGCTCATTTACTGAAAAGCTGCTTAATATTTTGCTTTGGCCCTGTTGTTCATTAAGTGCCctgtattatttttactgtatggTGCTCAAACTTCTGCAGAGTTGGCCAGCAGGACTAATTTTCCAATGTGCTTTCCTCTAGTGTTTGTCATTCCAGTGTGATTGCTTCACAACATCACTGTGAGATGAATGGGTTTGTGTTATGACTGGAGAAACTCCACTgcaaaaaagaagataaaagattGGACAAGCTAAATTAATGGTTTATTCTCTACAATTTGACATATGGAGAAATTTACACTTTTTTCAAAGAACTATGTTCTTTTTCAAAGAACTATGTGGCATCATTGATACACAGGTCAACAGCATTTTGTAtgaactgctgctgctggagtTAACGAAGTAATATGTGAATTGccatttctctctgaaaaatagGCTTTAAGTACAGTGCAAAAGTCTTCCTGTAGTTTTGACAAACACTTCACAGCCGAACTCCAGGATGTAGgtatttttggtttgctttgtagGCTCTGAAAGTGAATATGTCCTAGTGGGGAGTCTTTTCTGGTAATAATTCCAaacagataattttctttctttcctgtgtacTGCCCAGGTCTCCATTCTCCTTGCCTTGGTGGTTCTGGTTGCCATTCTTCTATCTTCTCTTGCAGTTGTCCCCCTCCATGCATACTGTTCTTATTCTCCCTGTTGCCTTTagcatcccttttcattttccaaagttaTGAGCATTGCCCATTATCAGAGAGTGGTATTTATGCAAACCATTGCTAAGTAACTtggcattaatttttttccccttctataagtataataaaaaatttcatagaatcatagaatggtttgggtcggaagggacctttaaaaatcatctaacCCATCATTCCaacctcctgccatgggcagggataccttacactagatcaggttgctcaaagcctcatgcagcttggccttgaacacttcccataatggggcatccacaacttctctgggcaacctgttccagtgtcgcACCACCCTTACATCTCTTTGAAGCATTTTCAAACTACCAACTAAATCTCCAATGattacatttggaaaagcaaaatatgaattACATTTAACAATACGTGTCTTTTTAAATTTATCATTTGGAAGTCTCAACTCTGACGTAATATATGTCaaaaactaggattttttttttttggagaagttTAACTTAGGACAGATGTTTAGCTCTGTTTGCTCATAGTAGAGGTTTCCCTATCCTGTTctaaaaaaatactgtagaaaTACAGTGAGAAGTTTTATTGTTTCAAAGTACAGTTACATTGTGAAAAATAGCTTTGAATTACCATTGGGACTTTTTATGTTCATCAGTCTTGCCCATATAACTAACTAATACTTTACAAATTCACACTCTTActattttggaggtttttttataTTCTAACTTGTGGAAATCTGTATTGTCTGTCTAGGTTCTCTGTGTTGCATGTCTTTGGCCTGCAGACTTTGACCCACTGTTGGCTTAGGCTTTCAGTTTCACAAGGTGGAACATTTGTCTGGACATTTTTCTTGCACAAATCGGAGAAGTTCCTGTTACACACTTCATGTTTGCCATGGAGAACTAGCAAAAACAGTATTCAAacagttttgtattttgtgtgtaTGTCAGAAGATAACGCGACATAAAAAGAGAAGGTTTGCCTGCAGGTTTATGGTTCTACTGCAAAAAGAATTTTACTATGTTCAGTTTGATTAATACAAACAAACAATAGAAGCTTATAAGTATTAGTGAGAAAAACAAAGATTGGTTTACTTTTATCCAACATATTCAATAAAAGTAACTGCTTTCAAAACAACATATGAGACAAAAGGTAAAGAGCATGCTGAGAAGTTTCAAATATCTGAGAATGCATTCACGTGTACCTGTGAATTCTGTGTAACTGATATACACTTTTCCTTTATATGCTAATGTAAAGTTGTAGTAAATTGTATGTAGGTGAGAACATTTTTTATTGAAATTTGACATCTGAAAACATGATGGACATTGCTGTGATTCAGTGAAGGCTAATCTTCGGGAGTGAGGTCAGCTTATGgcttgtttttaaagatttctttgtgTGTTCAGTCTTCTTACGTTCAGACAAGTTGACCTACCTAGGCTGATGCTTTACATGTGCGTGGCCTAATAAATGGGTATCACAAAGAATAGATTCCAAACACTGGGGGAAAAGTGAAATTTTCAAGTATCAAGAATCTGAGACACTATGTACATAATACATCTCTCTCATCTAAAGATAGGTAGATATCTGTTCACAGCAGTCAATTAAGACAATGCATCTGTATAGCGTCTTTCAGCAATAACTTTTACTTTGTCTTGTAACATGCAAGTGAAATAacttcaaaatagtattttccctgaatgtttttctctgctgtagGGCCATGGGTGTCCTGCCCTTTTCCTTGTTAGATAAGTATTGTCTTTACACTCTTCTGGGCAAAGACTATGTCTCCTTTAATAAAactatttgctgcttttgaaatgCTTGTTTGTGTCTTCAACAGGGCAAGACAGGAGAATTGAATCAACTGTTAAATGAAGTTAAATCAATGCAGGAAAAGGCTGTTACTTTTCAGCAAGAGAGAGACCAAGTCATGGTAGCACTCAAACAGAAGCAAATGGAGAGCAGTGCCCTGCAGAGTGAGGTACATGACCAAATAATTTACAGTtgctagaaataaaagaaaaaagactaagAATTTGCATCTGTAAtattttctggattatttttggTAGCAAtcacttgtaaaagcatttaaaatcgATATATGTGCAATGTGCTTCAATAGACATGTTTTATGtttgcttaaattatttttatgaaaggTGATAGTACAAGCAATTTAAGGTATGTTCTACGCAGATACAACATTTGCGTGAGAAAGAGCAGCGCCTAAATCAGGAACTGGAGAGGTTACGTAATCACCTTTTAGAAATGGAAGACTCCTACACGCGAGAAGCTTTAGCTGCAGAAGACAGAGAGGTCAAGCTAAGAAAGAAAGTTTtgattttggaagaaaaactcGTGTCCTCATCTACTGCAGTGGAGAATGCCAGGTAGTCTTTTAATTTATACAGCAGTGGCATTGGCTGTAAATATCACAGTTAGCTAGGCTGCTACTGATGGCTATATTTTACTGAACTACCATTCTATAACATGCTAAGCACTTGAGAAAACAAAAGGATATGAACTTTTGTTACTCTAAATCAGGAAGGTGATTTCAAATATATTTGGATACTGTTGAGAACTTAAAGTATTTGTCCTTTTAGTAGCAACTATCGAAATCTCACATCTTCGACAGTGCTTAGAACTACAAACAACAAAAGTCCTTCAACCTATCAATTTAGTTGTCTGTCAAATCAAAAAAGATGGAATTAACATACTTTTAAGTCAAGGCTTAATTCAGTTTGAGAGAGTCTTGTCTTATACACTTCAATGCACAGATGTGACTGTCATGCTTTGTGAATTGCTTTCGAGACAAGTACGTATCCTTACTTTACACCTGATACCATGGAAAGTATACACTGctgtaagcttttttctttttagctataAAGCAAGATGCACTGAAGTTCTCATGAGTAGCAGAATCTGGAAGGCTAGAGCCAattgtgtttttttatttatttgccatAATCACGTTTTTCAGCCAGAACAATGAAAACCCAAGTATTAATATTACTCAATGCCTATCTTgactgctttaatatttttttatataaagaaatgtTGGTTACTTTGATCAAAAGAATTCTTTTCTCACGTTACTACAGTTGCCCAAATGAACAAGTATTTTAATCAAAAAATACATACGTAGCtgcagtctctttttttctttaagtgccaATGATGGATTCTGCTCTTAATGTTCTCAGCAAAGAGATTTCTGAGTTGAGCAGAATTTATTGTgaaaaattatggagaaagtGGAAGAGTTGGGAGAAGATAGTGTAAAAACTGTTCATCAGGATGCTTCTTAATTCTTCATCAAACTTGTCAAATACTTTTCATGAAATATTGCCTGTTTCCCTGATATGCACTCTTTAGAAAGAGTGGCATAGGAGTAAATCGGGTTCATAGTATTTTTGCATAATGTTACTATTAAGTTAAATGGGGCATTCAGTGGTCAGTATGGAGCAAGATATACTGAGTTCTTGGAGACtggctttaaaagtaaaaattagtagaaaGACCTATTGATTCATGTAATAATTGAAGCAGACAATTAGCAAGGTACGGATTCTTTTCTTGGTAAAGATACTGTTAAAATAATGAGCAACAAagattagtttttttctttttctaatgcacTTCAAACAAAagtaggttggtttttttttttgattgccaAAATTTTATTACCAGACTTATTTGAAATCtgttgttagttttttttttgttttgttggggtttttttgttgtttgttttttttttttttttttttaagaggaatcaggaaaaaaaattgccttcattTTTATAAATTGAGCTGAAAAATTAAAGGTAGGCTATTTTTGCTGGGATTTAATTTTCTCTATGATGACTTCTGTTATTGTCttcataaataatgtattttattttcattaagtcATCAAGCTAGTCTGCAAGTTGAATCTTTGCAAGAGCAATTAAACCTGGTTTCCAAGCAGAGAGATGAAACTGTGCTACAGCTCACCATCTCACAGGACCAAGTGAAGCAGTATGCATTGTCACTGGCCAACCTGCAGATGGTACTAGAGCAATTCCAACAAGGTAAGCTTTGTCAAGAAATAGCAAAGATTGCAACAAGCGTTTTTCGACTGGGATAGTTATCATATTTTGGTGCTTTTTGAATATTAGTTACCTGGTTTCCTTTTTGATAGCTTGAATTTCAGAAtctgttgtcttttaaaaagcttaCAAAAACAATTCTGACCCTGTGAAAACTGATGGTCAATATCCCAATTATGAAAATTGAAATCCACACCTCTGGTCTGAAGACCAGATATGATAATGCTGAGGTTTTGCAACTGCATATCCCAAAAAGAGTTACATGTTGtgaatcaagattttttttgttttgttttgtatttttaaccctttagaagaaaaagctatgtattcagcagagctggagaaacaccaaaaacagactgcagaatggaggaaaaaagcagaaaacttagAAGAAAAAGTTGTATCGCTGCAGGTGGGCTGAATGATGAAATTGAACCCTATGAAACTGAATGCGAATTCTTGActgaatttttttggttttaattgctgTGTTAAGTGTTACTGTCTAAGAATACATCAATTTATGTAATTATTCTCCCTTCCTTGGAAGAGAGGGGGCACTAAAAGAAGGTCAGCAAAGTAGCATTCCTCTGCTGACCATCATTTTCTGAGAATGTTTACAATCCAGTTATTCTAAACAACAAGTGATTGAAGTCTCTGCATCTGTTATGTTTGATCTGTGTTGTATTAGCGTAATTGTGATAATGAACTCCCTTGGTTCTCTTTTTGTCCCTCTCCTGCCCTCTATTCAGGAAAGTTTAGGAGAGGCAAATGCTGCACTGGATGCAGCATCAAGGCTTACTGAGCAGCTTGACATCAAAGAGGAGCAGATTGAAGAGCTTAAGAAAGAAGgtaactacattttttttatttctgcttaaaaaattCCAAGCAGCTGAGGAGACAATGTAGTATTCCTAGAAACTTACCAAACTTcgtctcctatgaggaaaagaGTAATTCTGTGCCATGTTTTGAGGACTTCCTTGATTATAAAGCAAATTTGAAAAAGTATGTTTACCTTCTATTAAGGATCTTTCTCAAAAGAAAGCCCTGtcgtagttggttttttttttaccaaagccCTTGATTTAGCTCTGTAAGTgtccttttaaaaagt
It contains:
- the TRIP11 gene encoding thyroid receptor-interacting protein 11 isoform X2 is translated as MASWLGGLGSGLGQSLGQSLGQVGGSLSSLTGQISSFTKDILLEGAEEVGDAATELHASNSRLREIESINAAQKFENERLKKVCSDLEEKHEAAELQIKQLSIEYRNQLQQKEVEISHLKARQNALQEQLQKVQTAAQSAQLAAGVLPPAATSASYVPVVRRSSGFEGDDMDFGDIIWSQQEINRLSNEVSRLESEADHWKQIALSSKVQGTNDAEQSEICKLQNIVKELKQNLSQEIDEHQHELSVLQDAHRQKLVEISRRHREELSEYEERIEELENQLQQDGVSADAMDDSKISEQKKNAQSLGGGKVEELQAVKDLEDEIRKLNHKLSSAKEENKILQKEQEMAKVEKIQITQEYENLKSDFSMLQSSVAEQDALLKEQEKKLQSKTSLPEDVVRLQQALLEAENEIARLSSLNQERLEKELTSAQHKNESILSACTEDQNSELSQLRQDLERKERELNESIAERETLIAELEELDKQNQEATQHMITLKEQLSKQHTETDSIIKQLKFDIDFERKKVSELEIEKVETIKELDSQREKLSQCSYALNDLHISKQQLQDNIKDLREQLRKAQDCNLHSKKEIGQLQQRLKEREEELSVSLSKLTEKSNQESNYTCQDLILKEREVEIAKLQNDISENKQLIEDSEKSLSDLRTENGKLIAAIEELKQELSDAISEKNKVYLEKDTVVEALKMEKRQLESELNQAEKRLLEQAHKYKQTIEELSNARSMDTTALQLEHERLVKLNHEKDFKIAELKRSIEQMEIDHQETKEMLTTSLEGQKQLTELIKEKEIFIEKSKNQALQVKQELEEYMKVSKKQDVLKQNLEEKDRSLAVMKEENNHLKEEIERLKDQQSRSVPVVEPKTLDIIIELESEVAQLKVIKNNLEEEIEVHKKTIEDQNQTTVQLQQSLQEQRKEIDESKFQCEQMNVTHERLSLEKDEEIKNLQKTIEQIKTQLHKERQIIQTDSSDLFQETKVQTLNGENGNEKHDLSKAEIERLVKGIKEREMEIKLLNEKNVSLSQQIDQLSKDEVGKLTQIIQEKDLEIQALNARVSSASYRQDVLCLQQQLQAYVLEREQILAVLSEKTRENSQLKTEYRNIMDMVAAKEAALARLQEENQKLSNRSENSSQDMSRETIQNLSRIIREKDIEIDALSQKCQTLLTVLQTSGTGTDNGSGGVNSNQFEELLQERDKLKQQVKKMEEWKQQVITTVQNMQHESAHLQEELHKLQAQISVESDSNSKLLLDYNGLIQSYEQNEKKLKSFSQELAQVQHSIGQLHNTKDLLLSKLDLVTPSVATTSTISQLPGIQYSAPEVLSDESKLLQKELEQLKKKLQEKDSTIRTLQENNQRLSDSVATASEIERKSQEGTESEMRQIKEKHDVLQKSLREKDILIKSKSDQLLSVSENLSNKENENELLKQAVTNLKERNLILEMDIRKLKEENEKIVARCREKETEFRALQETNMQFSMMLKEKEFESHSMKEKALAFEKLLKEKEQGKTGELNQLLNEVKSMQEKAVTFQQERDQVMVALKQKQMESSALQSEIQHLREKEQRLNQELERLRNHLLEMEDSYTREALAAEDREVKLRKKVLILEEKLVSSSTAVENASHQASLQVESLQEQLNLVSKQRDETVLQLTISQDQVKQYALSLANLQMVLEQFQQEEKAMYSAELEKHQKQTAEWRKKAENLEEKVVSLQESLGEANAALDAASRLTEQLDIKEEQIEELKKEGEIRREMLEDVQNKLMKLMNSTEGKVDKLLMRNLFVGHFHTPKNKRPEVLRLMGSILGIKKEELDQLLSEDQRGVTRWVTGWLGGGAGSKSVPSTPLRPTHQNIFNSSFSELFVKFLETESCPSLPPPKLSVHDMKPLGAAGTGKTSSTPSNSQMQGVSWG
- the TRIP11 gene encoding thyroid receptor-interacting protein 11 isoform X1; this encodes MASWLGGLGSGLGQSLGQSLGQVGGSLSSLTGQISSFTKDILLEGAEEVGDAATELHASNSRLREIESINAAQKFENERLKKVCSDLEEKHEAAELQIKQLSIEYRNQLQQKEVEISHLKARQNALQEQLQKVQTAAQSAQLAAGVLPPAATSASYVPVVRRSSGFEGDDMDFGDIIWSQQEINRLSNEVSRLESEADHWKQIALSSKVQGTNDAEQSEICKLQNIVKELKQNLSQEIDEHQHELSVLQDAHRQKLVEISRRHREELSEYEERIEELENQLQQDGVSADAMDDSKISEQKKNAQSLGGGKVEELQAVKDLEDEIRKLNHKLSSAKEENKILQKEQEMAKVEKIQITQEYENLKSDFSMLQSSVAEQDALLKEQEKKLQSKTSLPEDVVRLQQALLEAENEIARLSSLNQERLEKELTSAQHKNESILSACTEDQNSELSQLRQDLERKERELNESIAERETLIAELEELDKQNQEATQHMITLKEQLSKQHTETDSIIKQLKFDIDFERKKVSELEIEKVETIKELDSQREKLSQCSYALNDLHISKQQLQDNIKDLREQLRKAQDCNLHSKKEIGQLQQRLKEREEELSVSLSKLTEKSNQESNYTCQDLILKEREVEIAKLQNDISENKQLIEDSEKSLSDLRTENGKLIAAIEELKQELSDAISEKNKVYLEKDTVVEALKMEKRQLESELNQAEKRLLEQAHKYKQTIEELSNARSMDTTALQLEHERLVKLNHEKDFKIAELKRSIEQMEIDHQETKEMLTTSLEGQKQLTELIKEKEIFIEKSKNQALQVKQELEEYMKVSKKQDVLKQNLEEKDRSLAVMKEENNHLKEEIERLKDQQSRSVPVVEPKTLDIIIELESEVAQLKVIKNNLEEEIEVHKKTIEDQNQTTVQLQQSLQEQRKEIDESKFQCEQMNVTHERLSLEKDEEIKNLQKTIEQIKTQLHKERQIIQTDSSDLFQETKVQTLNGENGNEKHDLSKAEIERLVKGIKEREMEIKLLNEKNVSLSQQIDQLSKDEVGKLTQIIQEKDLEIQALNARVSSASYRQDVLCLQQQLQAYVLEREQILAVLSEKTRENSQLKTEYRNIMDMVAAKEAALARLQEENQKLSNRSENSSQDMSRETIQNLSRIIREKDIEIDALSQKCQTLLTVLQTSGTGTDNGSGGVNSNQFEELLQERDKLKQQVKKMEEWKQQVITTVQNMQHESAHLQEELHKLQAQISVESDSNSKLLLDYNGLIQSYEQNEKKLKSFSQELAQVQHSIGQLHNTKDLLLSKLDLVTPSVATTSTISQLPGIQYSAPEVLSDESKLLQKELEQLKKKLQEKDSTIRTLQENNQRLSDSVATASEIERKSQEGTESEMRQIKEKHDVLQKSLREKDILIKSKSDQLLSVSENLSNKENENELLKQAVTNLKERNLILEMDIRKLKEENEKIVARCREKETEFRALQETNMQFSMMLKEKEFESHSMKEKALAFEKLLKEKEQGKTGELNQLLNEVKSMQEKAVTFQQERDQVMVALKQKQMESSALQSEIQHLREKEQRLNQELERLRNHLLEMEDSYTREALAAEDREVKLRKKVLILEEKLVSSSTAVENASHQASLQVESLQEQLNLVSKQRDETVLQLTISQDQVKQYALSLANLQMVLEQFQQEEKAMYSAELEKHQKQTAEWRKKAENLEEKVVSLQESLGEANAALDAASRLTEQLDIKEEQIEELKKEGEIRREMLEDVQNKLMKLMNSTEGKVDKLLMRNLFVGHFHTPKNKRPEVLRLMGSILGIKKEELDQLLSEDQRGVTRWVTGWLGGGAGSKSVPSTPLRPTHQNIFNSSFSELFVKFLETESCPSLPPPKLSVHDMKPLGAAGTGKTSSTPSNSQMQDSAVSGMSRRPDTNPFLAPRSAAVPLKTPASSSGHLLMKPISDALPTFTPLPVSPDASAGAVLKDLLKQ